In one Rhopalosiphum padi isolate XX-2018 chromosome 3, ASM2088224v1, whole genome shotgun sequence genomic region, the following are encoded:
- the LOC132927072 gene encoding uncharacterized protein LOC132927072 produces the protein MDVAAVSPSKKNPCGKFIGTGQRKIIVNLYKKIVKHQLENPDSPRMTLREMIVDISKSSGIGQRSVQNILSEYKNQGTITSPNKKKIRPTIIEKIDEFDKNAIRQKIHNFWRNREVPTVDKMLIAINEDETLPNIKRSSFQKVLKDLQFQYVKKKRNSALLEREDLITWRRSYLVKIKHYREQNRPIYYLDETWVNAGEAHSRTWTDTTINSSRDAFLKGLTTGQKEPSGKGKRLIVLHIGSTDGFVPGGLLCFESKTNSTDYHDEMNGDTFYEWFVRILPLLKENAVIVMDNASYHSVKKCKIPTMSWKKKDIIDWLEMKGEIVNHPIVKNDLIIRVKKIKNQYDKYVIDEYAKDNGKIVLRLPPYHCELNPIELAWSSVKSYVRTHNNTFKIKDVLELLKKGVEHVTAEMWTNFVGHVVKEEEKFLNIEHITDEVFDELPEAEGRHIMTITGDTSCSESDFDSD, from the exons ATGGATGTCGCAGCTGTGTCTCCTTCCAAAAAAAATCCATGTGGAAAA ttcatcgGCACTGgtcaaagaaaaattattgtcaatttatataagaaaataGTTAAACACCAGCTTGAAAATCCTGACAGCCCTCGAATGACCTTAAGAGAAATGATCGTCGATATCTCAAAATCTTCGGGTATTGGACAGCGGTcagttcaaaacatattatCGGAGTATAAGAATCAAGGAACAATTACATCGCCGAACAAGAAAAAAATTCGACCTACAATAATCGAAAAAATCGATGAATTcgataaaaatgcaataagacagaaaatacacaatttttggAGGAACCGCGAAGTACCAACAGTCGATAAAATGTTAATCGCCATTAATGAAGATGAAACACTTCCAAACATTAAGCGGTCGTCATTTCAAAAAGTGTTGAAAGATTTACAATTtcaatacgtaaaaaaaaaacgtaatagtGCACTACTCGAAAGAGAAGATTTAATAACTTGGCGCCGAAGTTATTTGGTCAAAATAAAGCATTATAGAGAGCAAAACAgaccaatttattatttggaCGAAACGTGGGTCAACGCAGGCGAGGCACACAGTAGAACGTGGACCGATACCACAATAAATTCATCACGAGATGCATTCCTCAAGGGCCTAACCACAGGACAAAAAGAACCCTCGGGAAAAGGTAAGCGTCTCATTGTCTTACACATCGGGTCGACAGATGGTTTTGTCCCGGGGGGTCTTTTGTGTTTCGAATCAAAGACCAATTCTACGGACTACCATGACGAGATGAATGGCGATACATTCTATGAATGGTTTGTACGAATTCTACCACTATTAAAAGAAAACGCCGTCATAGTGATGGATAATGCTTCGTATCACTCCGTAAAGAAATGCAAAATACCAACTATGTCttggaaaaaaaaagatattatcgATTGGCTTGAAATGAAAGGTGAAATCGTTAACCATCCAATagtcaaaaatgatttaataataagagttaaaaaaataaaaaaccaatacGACAAGTACGTAATAGACGAGTACGCAAAAGACAATGGCAAAATCGTATTGCGATTACCCCCATACCACTGCGAGCTAAACCCTATCGAGCTCGCGTGGTCTTCTGTAAAAAGCTATGTCCGGacacataataatacgtttaaaataaaggATGTACTGGAGTTATTAAAAAAAGGCGTGGAACATGTGACAGCGGAAATGTGGACGAATTTTGTGGGACATGTCGTCAAGGAGGAAGAAAAGTTTTTGAACATtgaacatataacagatgaagTATTTGACGAACTTCCCGAAGCAGAAGGACGTCATATCATGACGATAACAGGTGATACGAGTTGTTCGGAATCAGACTTCGATTCGGATTGA